In Streptomyces sp. NBC_01408, one DNA window encodes the following:
- a CDS encoding Lrp/AsnC family transcriptional regulator, with the protein MRLNDLDERIVHALAEDARRSYADIGSEVGLSAPAVKRRVDRLRAEGAITGFTVRVDPAAMGWETEGFIEIYCRHNTSPDDIRRGLGRYPEVVSASTVTGDADALVQIFASDMRHFERVLERIAGEPFVERTKSVLVLSPLLRRFTSGAPA; encoded by the coding sequence GTGCGACTGAACGATCTCGACGAACGCATCGTGCACGCCCTCGCCGAGGACGCCCGCCGCTCCTACGCGGACATCGGCTCCGAGGTCGGGCTCTCCGCCCCCGCCGTCAAGCGGCGCGTGGACCGGCTGCGGGCGGAAGGCGCCATCACCGGCTTCACCGTCCGGGTGGACCCGGCCGCGATGGGCTGGGAGACCGAGGGCTTCATCGAGATCTACTGCCGCCACAACACCTCGCCGGACGACATCCGGCGAGGGCTGGGGCGGTACCCCGAGGTGGTGTCCGCGTCGACCGTCACCGGCGACGCGGACGCCCTCGTGCAGATCTTCGCCTCCGACATGCGCCACTTCGAGCGCGTGCTGGAGCGGATCGCGGGCGAGCCGTTCGTGGAGCGCACCAAGTCGGTGCTGGTCCTCTCCCCGCTCCTCCGCCGCTTCACCTCGGGCGCCCCGGCCTGA
- a CDS encoding WhiB family transcriptional regulator, whose translation MSDVSRLPGATHQSWQWQSRAACRDLGTGRFFHPAGERGEDREERDAAAKRVCAGCPVRAECLEHALRTREPFGVWGGLTEEERRARPALREPATRAAPRH comes from the coding sequence ATGTCCGACGTCTCACGCCTGCCCGGCGCCACGCACCAGTCCTGGCAGTGGCAGTCGAGGGCGGCTTGCCGGGATCTGGGGACCGGCCGGTTCTTCCATCCCGCCGGTGAGCGGGGCGAGGACCGCGAGGAGCGGGACGCGGCCGCGAAGCGGGTGTGCGCGGGGTGCCCGGTGCGGGCGGAGTGCCTGGAGCACGCGCTGCGGACCCGCGAGCCGTTCGGGGTCTGGGGCGGGCTGACGGAGGAGGAGCGCCGCGCCCGGCCGGCCCTGCGGGAGCCCGCCACACGGGCTGCGCCCCGCCACTGA
- a CDS encoding TIGR03086 family metal-binding protein, whose translation MTDTTTLDLGPQARIVARLVAGVPDALLAGPTPCPEYAVSNLLGHLEGLAVAFRDAARKDLSPTTDTDPGSALPALPAGWREDLPRVLGELAEAWRDPAAWTGMTRAGGVDLPGEIAAAVAVDELVIHGWDLARATGQEYAPDEAALRASHAFLLAAADEESRGEIFGPVVPVPDDAPLLDRAVGLSGRDPGWTRRAG comes from the coding sequence ATGACCGATACGACGACTCTTGACCTCGGACCACAGGCCCGGATCGTGGCCCGTCTCGTGGCGGGCGTCCCGGACGCCCTGCTCGCCGGCCCCACGCCCTGCCCCGAGTACGCGGTCAGCAACCTGCTGGGCCACCTCGAAGGCCTCGCCGTCGCCTTCCGCGACGCCGCCCGCAAGGACCTGAGCCCCACGACGGACACGGACCCCGGCTCAGCCCTGCCCGCCCTGCCCGCCGGCTGGCGCGAGGACCTGCCCCGGGTCCTCGGTGAGCTGGCCGAGGCCTGGAGGGATCCGGCCGCATGGACCGGTATGACCCGCGCGGGCGGCGTGGACCTACCGGGCGAGATCGCGGCTGCGGTGGCCGTCGACGAACTGGTCATCCACGGCTGGGACCTGGCCCGGGCCACCGGCCAGGAGTACGCACCCGATGAGGCCGCGCTGCGCGCCTCGCATGCGTTCCTGCTCGCGGCCGCCGACGAAGAGAGCCGCGGCGAGATCTTCGGCCCCGTCGTGCCCGTGCCGGACGACGCCCCGCTGCTGGACCGGGCAGTCGGGCTGAGCGGGCGCGATCCGGGCTGGACGCGACGCGCGGGTTAG
- a CDS encoding carbon-nitrogen hydrolase family protein: protein MPPLRTALLQSSGRLGDTAANLKALDEAAARAAQGGAGLLVTSEMFLTGYALDVRDIAALAEPADGMSARAIGEIARRHGVAVLYGYPERAGSAVFNAAQLIGPEGAPLANYRKTHLFGSFEQEAFTPGDTSVVQADLNGLRVGIMICYDVEFPENVRAHALAGTDLLLVPTAQMHPFQFVAEQLVPVRAFENQMYIAYVNRTGPEGEFEFVGLSCLASPDGVTRTRAGRGEELVFGEADPELLAASRETNPYLRDRRPGLYASLV, encoded by the coding sequence ATGCCCCCGCTGCGCACCGCCCTCCTCCAGAGCTCCGGAAGGCTCGGCGACACCGCCGCGAACCTCAAGGCGCTCGACGAGGCCGCGGCGCGCGCCGCACAGGGCGGGGCCGGGCTCCTCGTGACCTCGGAGATGTTCCTCACCGGCTACGCGCTGGACGTCCGGGACATCGCCGCCCTCGCCGAACCGGCCGACGGCATGTCCGCCCGGGCCATCGGCGAGATCGCCCGCCGCCACGGGGTCGCCGTCCTGTACGGCTACCCCGAGCGCGCCGGCTCCGCCGTCTTCAACGCGGCGCAGCTCATCGGCCCCGAGGGGGCCCCGCTCGCGAACTACCGCAAGACCCACCTCTTCGGCAGCTTCGAGCAGGAGGCCTTCACCCCCGGCGACACCTCCGTCGTCCAGGCGGACCTGAACGGCCTCCGGGTCGGCATCATGATCTGCTACGACGTGGAGTTCCCCGAGAACGTCCGGGCGCACGCGCTCGCCGGCACCGACCTCCTCCTGGTGCCGACCGCGCAGATGCACCCGTTCCAGTTCGTCGCCGAACAGCTCGTCCCGGTACGGGCCTTCGAGAACCAGATGTACATCGCCTACGTCAACCGCACCGGCCCGGAAGGCGAGTTCGAATTCGTCGGACTCAGCTGCCTGGCGAGCCCCGACGGGGTCACCCGGACCCGGGCCGGCCGCGGCGAGGAGCTGGTGTTCGGCGAGGCCGACCCCGAGCTGCTGGCGGCGTCCCGCGAGACCAATCCCTACCTGCGCGACCGCCGCCCCGGGCTCTACGCCTCCCTCGTCTGA
- a CDS encoding NAD(P)/FAD-dependent oxidoreductase — MTSTVPTTAVPHSDGQPPITMFGPDFPYAYDDFLAHPAGLGQIPATEHGTEVAVIGGGLSGIISAYELMKMGLKPVVYEADQIGGRLRTVGFEGAGTEELTAEMGAMRFPPSSTALQHYIDLVGLVTEPFPNPLAEATPSTVVDLKGETHYAETIADLPQVYRDVAAAWNACLDEGADFSDMNTAMRERDVPRIREIWAKLVEKLDDETFYGFLCKSEAFQSFRKREIFGQVGFGTGGWDTDFPNSILEILRVVYTEADDHHRGIVGGSQQLPLRLWEREPEKILHWAQGTSLSSLHGGTPRPAVTRLHRTAGNRITVTDASGDIRTYRAAIFTAQSWMLLSKIECDDTLFPIDHWTAIERTHYMESSKLFVPVDRPFWLDKDEETGRDVMSMTLTDRMTRGTYLLDNGPDKPAVICLSYTWCDDSLKWLPLSANERMEVMLKSLGEIYPKVDIRRHVIGNPVTVSWENEPYFMGAFKANLPGHYRYQRRLFTHFMQERLPEDKRGIFLAGDDISWTAGWAEGAVQTALNAVWGVMHHLGGSTDATNPGPGDVYDEIAPVELPED, encoded by the coding sequence ATGACGTCCACGGTGCCCACCACCGCCGTCCCGCACAGCGACGGACAGCCGCCGATCACCATGTTCGGCCCGGACTTCCCGTACGCGTACGACGACTTCCTCGCCCACCCGGCGGGCCTGGGTCAGATACCGGCGACCGAGCACGGCACCGAGGTCGCCGTCATCGGCGGTGGACTGTCCGGCATCATCTCCGCCTACGAGCTGATGAAGATGGGCCTCAAGCCCGTCGTCTACGAGGCCGACCAGATCGGCGGCCGGCTGCGCACCGTCGGCTTCGAGGGCGCCGGCACCGAGGAGCTGACCGCGGAGATGGGCGCCATGCGCTTCCCGCCGTCCTCCACCGCGCTCCAGCACTACATCGACCTCGTCGGCCTGGTCACGGAGCCCTTCCCGAACCCGCTGGCCGAGGCCACCCCCTCGACGGTCGTCGACCTCAAGGGTGAGACCCACTACGCGGAGACCATCGCCGACCTCCCGCAGGTCTACCGCGACGTCGCCGCCGCGTGGAACGCCTGCCTCGACGAGGGCGCCGACTTCTCCGACATGAACACCGCGATGCGCGAGCGGGACGTCCCGCGCATCCGCGAGATCTGGGCGAAGCTCGTCGAGAAGCTCGATGACGAGACCTTCTACGGGTTCCTCTGCAAGTCCGAGGCCTTCCAGTCCTTCCGCAAGCGCGAGATCTTCGGCCAGGTCGGCTTCGGCACCGGTGGCTGGGACACCGACTTCCCGAACTCCATCCTGGAGATCCTGCGCGTCGTCTACACCGAGGCCGACGACCACCACCGCGGCATCGTCGGCGGCTCGCAGCAGCTGCCGCTGCGCCTGTGGGAGCGCGAGCCCGAGAAGATCCTCCACTGGGCGCAGGGCACCTCGCTGTCCTCGCTCCACGGCGGCACCCCGCGCCCGGCGGTGACCCGTCTGCACCGCACGGCGGGCAACCGCATCACGGTCACGGACGCATCCGGCGACATCCGCACGTACCGCGCCGCGATCTTCACCGCACAGTCCTGGATGCTGCTGTCCAAGATCGAGTGCGATGACACGCTCTTCCCGATCGACCACTGGACGGCGATCGAGCGCACCCACTACATGGAGTCCAGCAAGCTCTTCGTCCCGGTCGACCGCCCGTTTTGGCTCGACAAGGACGAGGAGACGGGCCGCGACGTCATGTCGATGACCCTCACGGACCGGATGACCCGCGGCACCTACCTGCTGGACAACGGCCCGGACAAGCCCGCCGTCATCTGCCTCTCGTACACCTGGTGCGACGACAGCCTGAAGTGGCTGCCGCTGTCCGCGAACGAGCGGATGGAGGTCATGCTGAAGTCCCTCGGCGAGATCTACCCGAAGGTCGACATCCGCCGCCACGTCATCGGCAACCCGGTCACCGTGTCCTGGGAGAACGAGCCCTACTTCATGGGCGCGTTCAAGGCCAACCTCCCCGGCCACTACCGCTACCAGCGCCGCCTGTTCACGCACTTCATGCAGGAGCGCCTCCCCGAGGACAAGCGCGGCATCTTCCTCGCGGGCGACGACATCTCCTGGACGGCCGGCTGGGCCGAGGGCGCCGTACAGACCGCACTGAACGCCGTCTGGGGCGTCATGCACCACCTCGGCGGCTCCACGGACGCCACCAACCCGGGCCCGGGCGACGTCTACGACGAGATCGCCCCGGTGGAACTCCCGGAGGACTGA
- a CDS encoding VOC family protein, whose amino-acid sequence MSVKPVPQGYGTVTPWIISRDTVRLIAFLKEAFGAEELSCLAGKDGSIAHAEVRIGDSVVMMFDARPEWPPTPGFLRLYVEDADAVHRRAVAAGGTSVTEVTHLAFGDRVGRVRDPLGNLYWIQTRVEDVSEQEMERRFQDPEFTAAMEYVTGADFFPGRDSGQG is encoded by the coding sequence ATGTCGGTCAAGCCGGTTCCCCAGGGGTACGGCACCGTGACGCCGTGGATCATTTCCCGCGACACGGTGCGGCTCATCGCCTTCCTGAAGGAGGCCTTCGGCGCGGAGGAACTCTCCTGCCTCGCCGGAAAGGACGGCAGCATCGCGCACGCCGAGGTACGGATCGGGGACTCGGTCGTGATGATGTTCGACGCGCGGCCGGAGTGGCCGCCGACCCCCGGGTTCCTGCGCCTCTACGTGGAGGACGCCGACGCCGTGCACCGACGGGCCGTCGCGGCCGGCGGCACCTCGGTCACCGAGGTCACCCACCTGGCCTTCGGCGACCGGGTGGGCCGGGTGCGGGATCCGCTGGGGAACCTGTACTGGATCCAGACCCGCGTGGAGGACGTGAGCGAGCAGGAGATGGAGCGTCGGTTCCAAGACCCGGAGTTCACCGCGGCGATGGAGTACGTCACTGGCGCCGACTTCTTCCCGGGCCGGGACTCCGGGCAGGGCTGA
- a CDS encoding DUF5995 family protein, which translates to MEAVLARMRALDERLPPQDGVAVFNRVYLTVTRTLHRRIERGDFPAPRAAQTLSVRFAERYLTAVESDRAPACWRPLLQYRRHPGVRPLQHALAGINAHIGHDLALAVVSACRALDCEPRALEADFDRVGDTLVALEEHIREELMPGPDLLEIADPLTHLLGSWSLDRARGGAWASARLLWTLRRSPELAEEFRESLDASVGLIGRCLLTPLPAAAAPCRPGPPVRAGGPGLL; encoded by the coding sequence ATGGAAGCGGTGCTGGCGCGGATGCGCGCCCTGGACGAGCGGCTGCCGCCGCAGGACGGCGTCGCCGTCTTCAACCGGGTGTACCTGACGGTGACCCGGACCCTGCACCGCCGGATCGAGCGCGGGGACTTCCCGGCGCCACGGGCGGCGCAGACGCTCAGCGTGCGGTTCGCGGAGCGCTACCTGACGGCGGTGGAGTCGGACCGGGCCCCGGCCTGCTGGCGCCCGCTGCTCCAGTACCGGCGCCACCCGGGGGTGCGTCCGCTCCAGCACGCGCTGGCCGGGATCAACGCGCACATCGGCCACGACCTGGCGCTGGCGGTGGTGTCGGCCTGCCGCGCCCTGGACTGCGAGCCCCGCGCCCTCGAAGCGGACTTCGACCGGGTCGGCGACACCCTGGTCGCGCTGGAGGAGCACATCCGCGAGGAGCTGATGCCGGGCCCGGACCTGCTGGAGATCGCCGACCCGCTGACCCACCTGCTCGGCTCGTGGAGCCTGGACCGCGCCCGCGGCGGTGCCTGGGCCTCGGCCCGGCTGCTGTGGACCCTGCGGCGCTCCCCCGAGCTGGCCGAGGAGTTCCGCGAGTCCCTGGACGCGAGCGTGGGCCTGATCGGCCGCTGCCTGCTGACCCCCCTCCCGGCCGCGGCGGCCCCCTGCCGGCCGGGTCCGCCGGTCCGGGCCGGCGGACCCGGCCTCCTCTGA
- a CDS encoding uracil-xanthine permease family protein — MGLGVGWTLHGDGRTPAPGAVVRPEERLSWPRTAGLGAQHVVAMFGASFVAPVLMGLDPNLAIMMSGIATVIFLLATRGRIPSYLGCSLSFVGVAAAIRASGGDSAVVTGAVFVVGAALFLSGLAVQRFGARIIHVAMPPVVTGAVVMLIGFNLAPVTASTYWPQDQWTALLTMLFTGLAVVCLRGFWSRIAIFLGLLFGYGISWISDLLFGKIHSPMGGPEAVDHWRLDLSGVAKADWIGLPSFHAPAFEWSAILIALPVVIALIAENAGHIKAVGEMTGDPLDDRLGTAIAADGAASMLSTAVGGPPNTTYSENIGVMAATRVYSTAAYWAAAGFALLFGLCPKFGAVVAAIPGGVLGGITVILYGMIGLLGAQIWLSGRVDLRNPLNLVPAAAGIIIGVGGVKLQITDSFELGGIALGTIVVITGYHALRYFAPAHLKEQPPLLDAGTSSYDDQEPQDNQR, encoded by the coding sequence ATGGGCCTCGGCGTGGGCTGGACCCTGCACGGAGACGGGCGGACCCCCGCCCCCGGCGCGGTGGTCCGGCCGGAGGAGCGGCTGTCGTGGCCGCGGACCGCGGGGCTGGGCGCCCAGCACGTGGTGGCCATGTTCGGCGCGAGCTTCGTCGCGCCGGTCCTGATGGGCCTGGACCCGAACCTGGCCATCATGATGTCCGGCATCGCGACGGTGATCTTCCTCCTCGCGACGCGCGGGCGGATCCCCTCGTACCTGGGCTGCTCGCTGTCCTTCGTGGGCGTGGCGGCGGCGATCCGGGCCTCGGGCGGCGACAGCGCGGTGGTGACCGGCGCCGTCTTCGTGGTCGGAGCGGCCCTGTTCCTGTCCGGGCTCGCCGTCCAGCGTTTCGGCGCGCGGATCATCCACGTGGCGATGCCGCCGGTGGTGACGGGCGCGGTCGTCATGCTGATCGGCTTCAACCTGGCGCCGGTGACAGCTTCGACGTACTGGCCGCAGGACCAGTGGACGGCGCTGCTGACCATGCTCTTCACCGGGCTCGCCGTGGTCTGCCTGCGGGGGTTCTGGTCGCGCATCGCGATCTTCCTCGGCCTGCTCTTCGGATACGGGATCTCCTGGATCTCCGATCTGCTCTTCGGCAAGATCCACTCCCCCATGGGCGGTCCCGAGGCCGTGGACCACTGGCGCCTGGACCTGTCCGGGGTGGCCAAGGCCGACTGGATCGGCCTGCCCTCCTTCCACGCCCCGGCCTTCGAGTGGTCGGCGATCCTGATCGCGCTGCCGGTGGTGATCGCGCTGATCGCGGAGAACGCCGGCCACATCAAGGCCGTCGGCGAGATGACGGGCGACCCGCTGGACGACAGGCTCGGCACCGCGATCGCCGCCGACGGCGCCGCGTCCATGCTGTCCACCGCGGTCGGCGGCCCGCCGAACACCACGTACTCCGAGAACATCGGCGTCATGGCCGCCACCCGCGTCTACTCCACCGCGGCCTACTGGGCGGCGGCCGGCTTCGCGCTGCTCTTCGGGCTGTGCCCCAAGTTCGGCGCGGTCGTCGCCGCGATCCCCGGCGGGGTGCTCGGCGGCATCACCGTCATCCTGTACGGCATGATCGGCCTGCTCGGGGCCCAGATCTGGCTCAGCGGCCGGGTGGACCTGCGCAATCCGCTGAACCTGGTGCCGGCCGCCGCGGGCATCATCATCGGCGTCGGCGGGGTCAAGCTCCAGATCACCGACAGCTTCGAGCTCGGCGGCATCGCCCTGGGCACGATCGTGGTGATCACCGGCTACCACGCGCTGCGGTACTTCGCCCCCGCGCACCTGAAGGAACAGCCGCCCCTGCTCGACGCGGGCACCTCCTCCTACGACGACCAGGAGCCGCAGGACAATCAGCGTTGA
- a CDS encoding MFS transporter: MTGETDLSPARLRHARFAIAAVFCAHGAVTGSFATRIPWIQENAQLSAGTLGLALAFPALGAALAMPLAGRINHRYGARTALRVLLTLWTLSLILPSLAPNLPVLCGALFVYGATSGMSDVAMNALGVETENRVGRSIMSSLHGMWSVGALLGSAAGTVAAHTGADARLHHLIAALALTAAGLVAVQGVLDLKSAEDAQAPPHFALPPKSALLIGAIGFAAVFAEGASLDWSAVYLRDVLHTDAGLAAASTTAFALTMAAARLAGDRVVDRFGAVRTVRAGGVLATAGGVLVVTVREPAAALAGFALIGLGIAVVVPLAFAAAARSGPAPAQAIAGVATITYTSGLIAPSAIGAVADASSLVVSFGLVTLLAFALVVGAAVLRPGPPVGQATEKAGPSNRDEPARIRP; this comes from the coding sequence ATGACCGGGGAAACAGACCTCAGCCCGGCGCGACTGCGCCATGCCCGTTTCGCGATCGCCGCCGTCTTCTGCGCACACGGCGCCGTCACCGGCTCCTTCGCCACCCGCATCCCCTGGATCCAGGAGAACGCGCAGCTCAGCGCCGGCACCCTGGGACTGGCCCTGGCCTTCCCGGCCCTGGGCGCGGCGCTCGCGATGCCGCTGGCGGGGCGGATCAACCACCGCTACGGCGCCCGTACCGCACTGCGGGTCCTGCTGACGCTGTGGACCCTCTCCCTCATCCTGCCGAGCCTCGCCCCGAACCTGCCCGTCCTGTGCGGTGCGCTGTTCGTCTACGGAGCCACCTCCGGCATGTCGGACGTGGCGATGAACGCGCTCGGCGTGGAGACCGAGAACCGGGTCGGCCGCTCGATCATGTCCTCACTGCACGGCATGTGGAGCGTGGGCGCGCTGCTCGGTTCCGCCGCGGGTACGGTCGCCGCGCACACCGGGGCGGACGCGCGGCTGCACCACCTGATCGCCGCGCTGGCCCTCACCGCGGCCGGGCTGGTCGCCGTACAGGGGGTGCTGGACCTGAAGAGCGCCGAGGACGCGCAGGCGCCGCCGCATTTCGCGCTGCCGCCGAAGTCGGCGCTGCTGATCGGCGCCATAGGGTTCGCGGCGGTCTTCGCGGAGGGGGCGAGCCTGGACTGGTCGGCGGTCTACCTCAGGGACGTGCTGCACACCGATGCCGGTCTGGCGGCCGCCTCCACCACGGCGTTCGCGCTGACCATGGCCGCCGCCCGGCTGGCCGGGGACCGGGTGGTCGACCGGTTCGGGGCGGTGCGCACGGTCCGGGCGGGCGGTGTGCTGGCCACCGCGGGCGGGGTGCTCGTGGTCACGGTCCGGGAGCCGGCCGCGGCCTTGGCGGGCTTCGCTCTGATCGGGCTGGGCATCGCGGTGGTGGTTCCGCTGGCCTTCGCGGCCGCGGCGCGCAGCGGTCCGGCCCCGGCGCAGGCGATCGCCGGCGTCGCGACGATCACGTACACCTCGGGGCTGATCGCCCCGTCGGCGATCGGCGCCGTGGCGGACGCGAGTTCGCTCGTGGTGTCCTTCGGCCTGGTCACCCTGCTGGCCTTCGCGCTGGTCGTGGGGGCCGCGGTACTGCGGCCGGGGCCGCCGGTGGGGCAGGCTACGGAGAAGGCCGGTCCGAGTAACAGGGACGAACCCGCTCGAATCCGGCCGTAA
- a CDS encoding ROK family transcriptional regulator: MGAVTPAKATATATATATATAVPSPASPSTARAINDRLALRLLQESGPLTATQLKTLTGLSRPSVADLVERLTGAGLIEVVGESGEQRRGPNARLYGIVARRAHLAALDVRTDSVTAVVTDLLGHPLAEAALPAGAPGDAVAALLRTAREAGAGELHTVVVGAPGLVAPGSGELRDTTGLPSWHRDLVTALQQSLPAVVVVENETNLAALAEQRLGVARDLDSFVLLWLGAGVGAAVVLDGRLRRGASGGAGEIGFLPVPGTAGLPSATDCGGGFHALAGRDAVTALAAEHGFRGPAEEAVAGAAGEPFLDALAERLALGAAAVAAVLDPGCVVLAGELGRAGGPALAARVARRLTTLTPVPTEVRATALGGPAVLAGARLAAREAAQEVLFGTP, encoded by the coding sequence ATGGGCGCCGTGACTCCTGCCAAGGCCACCGCCACCGCCACCGCCACCGCCACCGCCACCGCCGTTCCGTCCCCCGCCTCCCCGAGCACGGCCCGGGCCATCAACGACCGCCTCGCCCTGCGCCTCCTCCAGGAGTCCGGCCCCCTGACGGCCACCCAGCTCAAGACGCTGACCGGCCTCTCCCGGCCCTCGGTCGCCGACCTCGTCGAGCGGCTGACCGGAGCCGGACTCATCGAGGTCGTCGGCGAGTCCGGCGAGCAACGGCGCGGCCCCAACGCCCGGCTCTACGGGATCGTCGCCCGCCGCGCCCACCTGGCCGCGCTGGACGTACGGACGGACAGCGTCACGGCCGTGGTCACCGACCTCCTCGGCCACCCCCTCGCCGAAGCCGCCCTGCCCGCCGGCGCCCCCGGGGACGCGGTGGCCGCCCTGCTGCGCACCGCCCGCGAAGCCGGCGCGGGCGAGCTGCACACCGTCGTCGTCGGAGCTCCCGGCCTGGTCGCCCCGGGCAGCGGGGAACTGCGCGACACCACCGGCCTGCCGAGCTGGCACCGGGACCTGGTGACCGCCCTCCAGCAGAGCCTGCCCGCCGTGGTCGTGGTCGAGAACGAGACCAACCTTGCCGCCCTCGCCGAGCAGCGCCTGGGCGTGGCCCGCGACCTCGACTCCTTCGTCCTGCTGTGGCTGGGCGCGGGGGTGGGCGCGGCCGTGGTCCTGGACGGCCGACTGCGCCGGGGCGCCTCCGGCGGCGCGGGCGAGATCGGCTTCCTGCCGGTGCCGGGCACCGCCGGGCTGCCCTCCGCCACCGACTGCGGGGGCGGGTTCCACGCCCTGGCGGGCCGGGACGCCGTGACGGCGCTGGCGGCGGAGCACGGCTTCCGGGGACCGGCGGAGGAGGCCGTGGCCGGCGCCGCAGGCGAGCCCTTCCTCGACGCCCTGGCCGAACGCCTCGCCCTGGGCGCGGCGGCGGTCGCGGCCGTCCTGGACCCGGGCTGCGTGGTGCTGGCCGGCGAACTCGGCCGCGCGGGCGGCCCCGCCCTGGCCGCGCGGGTCGCCCGCCGCCTGACGACGCTGACCCCGGTCCCGACGGAGGTCCGAGCCACCGCCCTGGGCGGCCCGGCCGTCCTTGCGGGAGCCCGCCTGGCCGCGCGCGAGGCGGCGCAGGAGGTGCTGTTCGGCACCCCCTAG